From Rhodococcus antarcticus, the proteins below share one genomic window:
- the qcrB gene encoding cytochrome bc1 complex cytochrome b subunit — MTTTIPTQNRTEQAAAGAATWADDRYHLSAGLRRQVNKVFPTHWSFLLGEIALYSFVILLVSGVYLTIFFDPSLAEVTYNGAYPNLRGIEMSRAYETALNISFEVRGGLFVRQIHHWAALLFLAAMVVHLFRVFFTGAFRKPREANWVLGALLLILGIVEGFMGYGLPDDLLSGTGLRITSAIMLSLPVIGTWTHWLVFGGEFPGNLIIDRLYIAHVLLVPAILLALIAAHLALVWYQKHTQFPGPGRTEKNVVGVRIMPIFAVKAGGFFAVTFGVLAIMSGVFQINPIWTLGPYNPSQISAGSQPDWYMGFTDGAARLWPAWEIYPFGHTVPAVVPVALLLGAIFGVLIAYPFIEQWLTKDKAAHNILQRPRDVPVRTSLGAMAITFYLVLTISAANDIIAYHFDISLNAMTWMGRTLTLLLPPIVYMITYRFCLGLQRSDRDVLEHGVETGIIKRLPHGEFVEVHQPLGGVDEHGHAIPLEYQGGVVPKKMNKLGSAGRPGRGSLLKPDPIEETQALDAAEHRGESEQRRALAGKPDAGKPVDPRD; from the coding sequence ATGACCACAACGATCCCCACGCAGAACCGCACGGAGCAGGCAGCCGCGGGTGCGGCCACCTGGGCCGACGACCGTTACCACCTCTCGGCGGGTCTCCGTCGCCAGGTGAACAAGGTCTTCCCGACGCACTGGTCGTTCCTGCTCGGCGAGATCGCCCTGTACAGCTTCGTCATCCTGCTCGTCTCGGGCGTGTACCTCACCATCTTCTTCGACCCGTCCCTGGCGGAGGTCACCTACAACGGTGCCTACCCCAACCTGCGCGGCATCGAGATGTCCCGGGCCTACGAGACGGCGCTGAACATCAGCTTCGAGGTCCGCGGCGGGCTGTTCGTCCGGCAGATCCACCACTGGGCTGCCCTGCTCTTCCTCGCGGCCATGGTCGTGCACCTGTTCCGGGTCTTCTTCACCGGAGCCTTCCGCAAGCCCCGCGAGGCCAACTGGGTGCTCGGTGCGCTGCTGCTCATCCTCGGCATCGTCGAGGGCTTCATGGGCTACGGCCTCCCCGACGACCTGCTCTCGGGCACGGGCCTCCGCATCACCTCGGCCATCATGCTGTCGCTTCCTGTCATCGGGACGTGGACTCACTGGCTCGTGTTCGGCGGTGAGTTCCCGGGCAACCTCATCATCGACCGGCTCTACATCGCCCACGTGCTGCTCGTCCCGGCCATCCTGCTGGCACTCATCGCGGCCCACCTCGCTCTGGTCTGGTACCAAAAGCACACGCAGTTCCCCGGCCCGGGCCGGACCGAGAAGAACGTGGTCGGCGTCCGCATCATGCCGATCTTCGCGGTCAAGGCGGGCGGATTCTTCGCGGTCACCTTCGGCGTGCTGGCCATCATGTCCGGCGTGTTCCAGATCAACCCCATCTGGACCCTCGGGCCCTACAACCCCTCGCAGATCTCCGCTGGCTCGCAGCCCGACTGGTACATGGGCTTCACCGACGGTGCAGCTCGACTGTGGCCCGCGTGGGAGATCTACCCGTTCGGCCACACCGTTCCTGCCGTGGTGCCGGTGGCCCTGCTGCTCGGTGCGATCTTCGGGGTGCTGATCGCCTACCCGTTCATCGAGCAGTGGCTCACCAAGGACAAGGCTGCGCACAACATCCTGCAGCGGCCGCGGGACGTCCCGGTGCGCACCTCGCTGGGTGCCATGGCCATCACCTTCTACCTGGTGCTGACCATCTCCGCGGCGAACGACATCATCGCCTACCACTTCGACATCTCGCTGAACGCGATGACGTGGATGGGGCGCACCCTCACGCTGCTCCTGCCGCCGATCGTCTACATGATCACCTACCGGTTCTGCCTGGGCCTGCAGCGGTCCGACCGGGACGTGCTCGAGCACGGGGTCGAGACCGGCATCATCAAGCGCCTGCCGCACGGTGAGTTCGTCGAGGTGCACCAGCCCCTCGGCGGCGTCGACGAGCACGGTCACGCCATCCCCCTGGAGTACCAGGGCGGCGTGGTGCCGAAGAAGATGAACAAGCTGGGCTCGGCCGGACGTCCGGGCCGCGGCAGCCTGCTCAAGCCCGACCCGATCGAGGAGACGCAGGCGCTCGACGCTGCGGAGCACCGCGGCGAGTCCGAGCAGCGCCGCGCGCTGGCCGGCAAGCCGGATGCAGGCAAGCCGGTCGACCCGCGCGACTAG
- a CDS encoding aldo/keto reductase family protein has protein sequence MKFRRLGRSGLSISEISYGNWLTHGGQVEEDAAKACVAAALDVGITTFDTADVYAATRAEEVLGRALAGERREGLEIFTKVYWPTGAGENDKGLGRKHLLESIEGSLRRLQTDHVDLYQAHRYDRTTPLEETMTAFADIVRAGKALYIGVSEWNADQITAGAALARELKVPLVSNQPQYSMLWRVPEAEVVPASEREGLSQIVWSPVAQGVLSGKYVPGEALPEGSRAQHEDTQGAIARWMGDDVLGRVQKLRPIADQAGLTMAQLAVAWVLQNPNVASAIIGASKPEQVRSNAEAAGVVLEADLMARVDEVLGDAVVSDPRKYAGTL, from the coding sequence ATGAAGTTCCGTCGCCTCGGCCGCAGCGGCCTGTCCATCAGCGAGATCTCCTACGGCAACTGGCTCACCCACGGTGGTCAGGTGGAGGAGGACGCGGCCAAGGCCTGCGTCGCCGCCGCGCTCGACGTGGGCATCACCACCTTCGACACCGCCGACGTCTACGCCGCGACCCGGGCCGAGGAGGTCCTCGGCCGCGCGCTGGCCGGTGAGCGGCGCGAGGGGCTGGAGATCTTCACCAAGGTCTACTGGCCCACGGGGGCCGGGGAGAACGACAAGGGGCTGGGCCGCAAGCACCTGCTCGAGTCGATCGAGGGCTCGCTGCGACGGCTGCAGACCGACCACGTGGACCTCTACCAGGCCCACCGGTACGACCGCACCACCCCGCTCGAGGAGACCATGACGGCCTTCGCGGACATCGTGCGCGCCGGCAAGGCCCTCTACATCGGTGTCTCGGAGTGGAACGCCGACCAGATCACCGCAGGTGCCGCGCTGGCCCGCGAGCTGAAGGTCCCCCTCGTCTCCAACCAGCCGCAGTACTCGATGCTGTGGCGGGTGCCCGAGGCGGAGGTGGTCCCGGCCAGCGAGCGCGAGGGCCTCTCCCAGATCGTCTGGTCCCCCGTGGCCCAGGGCGTGCTCAGCGGCAAGTACGTGCCCGGCGAAGCCCTGCCCGAGGGCAGCCGGGCCCAGCACGAGGACACCCAGGGCGCGATCGCCCGGTGGATGGGCGACGACGTCCTCGGCCGCGTGCAGAAGCTGAGGCCGATCGCGGACCAGGCCGGGCTCACCATGGCCCAGCTCGCGGTCGCGTGGGTCCTGCAGAACCCGAACGTCGCCTCGGCGATCATCGGGGCGAGCAAGCCCGAGCAGGTGCGCAGCAACGCCGAGGCCGCGGGCGTCGTGCTCGAGGCAGACCTCATGGCCCGGGTCGACGAGGTGCTCGGCGACGCCGTGGTGTCCGACCCGCGCAAGTACGCGGGCACGTTGTAG
- the ctaC gene encoding aa3-type cytochrome oxidase subunit II, with product MRKAWGVERTRRTKRAGLVALLGLTAVLVSGCSTAEVVRFGWPEGITPQAERMRELWSWSVITALAVGVVVWGLIFWTTTFHRKKEGAPEFPRQTQYNLPLEIVYTIIPFLMVAVLFYFTVITQNFVDKKIANPDVEVNVTAFQWNWDFSYPGHTTPDGQDVSTIGSSTEIPLLVVPTNKTVQFTLSSQDVIHGFYIPEMLFKRDVFPRPERNDTDNVFQVQVEKQGAFVGRCTEMCGQYHSMMNFELRAVPDDVYQQYLSLRTTMNPATAAPYTAAEALTKINCGDLCSPVATTTHPFNTDTTARSASVAEGQ from the coding sequence ATGAGGAAGGCGTGGGGCGTGGAGCGCACTCGTAGGACCAAGCGGGCGGGACTCGTCGCGCTGCTCGGCCTCACGGCCGTCCTGGTGTCCGGATGCTCCACCGCCGAGGTGGTCCGCTTCGGCTGGCCGGAGGGCATCACCCCGCAGGCCGAGCGCATGCGGGAGCTGTGGAGCTGGTCGGTCATCACCGCGCTGGCCGTTGGCGTGGTCGTGTGGGGCCTGATCTTCTGGACCACCACGTTCCACCGCAAGAAGGAGGGCGCCCCGGAGTTCCCGCGCCAGACGCAGTACAACCTGCCTCTGGAGATCGTCTACACGATCATCCCGTTCCTGATGGTGGCCGTCCTGTTCTACTTCACGGTGATCACCCAGAACTTCGTGGACAAGAAGATCGCGAACCCGGACGTCGAGGTGAACGTGACGGCGTTCCAGTGGAACTGGGACTTCTCCTACCCCGGACACACGACCCCCGACGGGCAGGACGTCTCGACGATCGGCTCGAGCACAGAGATCCCGCTGCTGGTGGTCCCCACGAACAAGACGGTGCAGTTCACGCTCTCCTCGCAGGACGTCATCCACGGCTTCTACATCCCGGAGATGCTGTTCAAGCGCGACGTGTTCCCCCGTCCGGAGCGCAACGACACCGACAACGTCTTCCAGGTCCAGGTGGAGAAGCAGGGTGCGTTCGTCGGCCGGTGCACCGAGATGTGCGGCCAGTACCACTCGATGATGAACTTCGAGCTGCGCGCGGTCCCGGACGACGTGTACCAGCAGTACCTGAGCCTGCGGACCACCATGAACCCCGCGACCGCGGCGCCCTACACCGCGGCAGAGGCCCTGACCAAGATCAACTGCGGTGACCTCTGCAGCCCCGTGGCCACCACCACGCACCCGTTCAACACCGACACGACGGCGCGGTCCGCCAGCGTCGCCGAAGGGCAGTGA
- the qcrC gene encoding cytochrome bc1 complex diheme cytochrome c subunit, giving the protein MSSSTPLTPSDDDVAVSSPRLVASSRNRGGRSRLRRRVSGMLVLVMALLGAGFLATALTPNAQVAVAQDDPTLVRQGKQLYANACITCHGANLQGVQDRGPSLIGVGEAAVYFQVSSGRMPAVRNEAQAARKPAKFTAAETDQLGAYIQANGGGPTVPRNADGSIASTSLVGSDVARGSQLFRLNCASCHNFTGRGGALSSGKYAPNLDQATEAQIYTAMTSGPQNMPKFSDRQLSVEEKGDIIAYVNAATQDSAPGGYSLGGLGPVSEGLFIWIVGIVALVGATLWVGAKA; this is encoded by the coding sequence ATGAGCTCCTCCACCCCACTCACGCCCTCCGACGACGACGTCGCCGTGAGCTCCCCGCGCCTGGTCGCCTCCAGCCGCAACCGTGGCGGGCGGTCCCGGCTGCGCCGTCGCGTCAGCGGGATGCTGGTGCTGGTCATGGCGCTGCTGGGCGCGGGCTTCCTCGCCACCGCGCTGACGCCGAACGCCCAGGTCGCCGTCGCGCAGGACGATCCGACGCTGGTCCGCCAGGGCAAGCAACTCTACGCCAACGCGTGCATCACCTGCCACGGCGCGAACCTGCAGGGTGTGCAGGACCGCGGTCCCAGCCTCATCGGCGTGGGTGAGGCTGCGGTCTACTTCCAGGTCTCGAGCGGCCGGATGCCGGCCGTGCGCAACGAGGCCCAGGCCGCGCGCAAGCCGGCCAAGTTCACCGCTGCGGAGACCGACCAGCTCGGCGCGTACATCCAGGCCAACGGTGGTGGGCCGACGGTTCCCCGCAACGCCGACGGCTCGATCGCCTCCACCTCCCTGGTGGGCAGCGACGTCGCACGCGGCAGCCAGCTGTTCCGGCTGAACTGCGCGTCCTGCCACAACTTCACCGGCCGCGGCGGGGCGCTGTCCTCGGGCAAGTACGCGCCGAACCTCGACCAGGCGACCGAGGCGCAGATCTACACGGCGATGACGTCGGGCCCGCAGAACATGCCCAAGTTCTCCGACCGCCAGCTCTCCGTGGAGGAGAAGGGCGACATCATCGCCTACGTCAACGCCGCCACCCAGGACTCCGCCCCCGGCGGCTACTCCCTGGGCGGCCTCGGGCCCGTCTCCGAGGGCCTGTTCATCTGGATCGTCGGCATCGTGGCGCTCGTCGGCGCCACCCTCTGGGTGGGAGCAAAGGCATGA
- a CDS encoding cytochrome c oxidase subunit 4, producing MRVESRIFELLTVFFFVVAIIYGVFSREPVGITAIALSGGFTLIIGTYFRFVARRLALRPEDYGDAEVSDGSGDLGFFSPGSYWPIGLAAAAGMTALAIAFYAWWFIVIALVVVVIMAAGLVFEYHLGPERH from the coding sequence ATGAGGGTCGAGTCCAGGATCTTCGAGCTCCTGACGGTCTTCTTCTTCGTCGTCGCGATCATCTACGGCGTGTTCTCCCGCGAGCCCGTGGGCATCACGGCCATCGCCCTCTCCGGCGGCTTCACCCTCATCATCGGTACCTACTTCCGGTTCGTGGCTCGGCGTCTCGCGCTGCGGCCCGAGGACTACGGCGACGCCGAGGTCAGCGACGGCTCCGGTGACCTCGGCTTCTTCAGCCCCGGCAGCTACTGGCCCATCGGGCTCGCGGCGGCCGCCGGCATGACGGCCCTGGCCATCGCCTTCTACGCCTGGTGGTTCATCGTCATCGCGCTGGTCGTGGTCGTCATCATGGCGGCGGGTCTCGTGTTCGAGTACCACCTCGGACCCGAGCGCCACTAG
- the qcrA gene encoding cytochrome bc1 complex Rieske iron-sulfur subunit, with product MSGQDDTPRPTPEQLAAMSHDELVRLGSTLDDVEIAYRQERWPVPGTRAEKRAERAVAGWFLLAGVSSLAAVAVFLFWPWEYSGAATANHGLYVFYTPLLGTTIGLAILGIGVGVIAYSKKFIPEEISVQQRHTGGSPEVDQKTTVAVLSDSLQTSGIMRRTLIKRSLGFGAGALGIMAVIPLGGLVKNPWAQGDSSPLWTSGWTPTNDEKIYLRRDTGRSDDVVLVRPEDLAAGAIETVFPFRESERGDHEALLAALHRSDNPVMLIRLRPDAAAMVVKRSGQEDFNYGDYYAYSKICTHLGCPTSLYESQTNRILCPCHQSQFDALTYAKPIFGPAARALPQLPIEVDEAGYMVAKGNFIESLGPAFWERKS from the coding sequence ATGAGCGGGCAGGACGACACACCGAGGCCCACCCCCGAGCAGCTCGCGGCCATGAGCCACGACGAGCTCGTGCGCCTGGGCTCCACGCTCGACGACGTCGAGATCGCCTACCGCCAGGAACGCTGGCCGGTTCCCGGGACGCGGGCGGAGAAGCGCGCCGAGCGGGCGGTCGCCGGGTGGTTCCTCCTCGCCGGGGTGTCCTCCCTCGCCGCCGTGGCGGTCTTCCTGTTCTGGCCGTGGGAGTACAGCGGAGCCGCCACCGCCAACCACGGCCTGTACGTGTTCTACACGCCACTCCTCGGCACCACGATCGGCCTGGCCATCCTCGGGATCGGAGTGGGCGTCATCGCCTACTCCAAGAAGTTCATCCCCGAGGAGATCTCGGTCCAGCAGCGCCACACCGGCGGATCTCCCGAGGTCGACCAGAAGACCACCGTCGCCGTCCTCAGCGACTCCCTGCAGACCTCGGGCATCATGCGGCGCACCCTCATCAAGCGCAGCCTGGGCTTCGGTGCCGGTGCCCTCGGGATCATGGCCGTCATTCCTCTCGGCGGGCTCGTCAAGAACCCCTGGGCCCAGGGCGACAGCTCCCCGCTGTGGACCTCCGGCTGGACCCCGACGAACGACGAGAAGATCTACCTCCGCCGGGACACCGGCCGCTCCGACGACGTTGTGCTGGTCCGCCCCGAGGACCTCGCCGCCGGCGCCATCGAGACCGTGTTCCCGTTCCGGGAGTCCGAGCGCGGCGACCACGAGGCCCTCCTCGCCGCACTGCACCGCTCCGACAACCCTGTCATGCTGATCCGGCTGCGACCTGACGCCGCAGCAATGGTGGTCAAGCGATCCGGGCAGGAGGACTTCAACTATGGCGACTACTACGCGTACTCGAAGATCTGCACGCACCTTGGTTGTCCCACCTCGCTGTACGAGTCGCAGACCAACCGGATCCTGTGCCCGTGCCACCAGTCACAGTTCGACGCCCTGACCTACGCCAAGCCCATCTTCGGGCCGGCAGCACGTGCCCTGCCCCAGCTCCCCATCGAGGTTGATGAGGCCGGCTACATGGTGGCGAAGGGCAACTTCATCGAATCGCTCGGCCCGGCCTTCTGGGAGCGGAAGTCATGA
- a CDS encoding carbohydrate kinase family protein, producing MTIAVTGSIATDHLMHFPGRFSEQLVSDRLDRVSLSFLVDDLVVRRGGVAGNITFAMGVLGGSPVLVGAVGADFAEYREWLEAHGVDCTGVRVSETAHTARFVCTTDQDMAQIASFYSGAMAEAREIDLAALVAAHGDVEIVLIGADDPDAMVRHSESCRATGTPFAADPSQQLARMSGEQAAELIGGATYLFSNDYEWDLMLGKTGLSEEQVLAQVGLRITTLGEKGVDIVGADGTRIHVPVVPEADKTDPTGVGDAFRGGFLVARSAGLGLERAAQLGSLVAVLVLETVGTQEWSFDRETALERLRSAYGADAAAEIATVLPV from the coding sequence GTGACCATCGCTGTCACCGGTTCCATCGCCACCGACCACCTGATGCACTTTCCGGGCCGGTTCTCCGAGCAGCTGGTGTCCGACCGGCTCGACCGCGTCTCGCTGAGCTTCCTGGTCGACGACCTCGTCGTCCGTCGCGGTGGCGTCGCGGGCAACATCACCTTCGCGATGGGTGTGCTCGGTGGGTCGCCGGTGCTGGTGGGGGCGGTGGGAGCGGACTTCGCCGAGTACCGCGAGTGGCTCGAGGCCCACGGGGTCGACTGCACCGGTGTCCGGGTGTCGGAGACCGCGCACACCGCCCGGTTCGTCTGCACCACCGACCAGGACATGGCCCAGATCGCCTCGTTCTACTCCGGGGCCATGGCCGAGGCCCGCGAGATCGACCTCGCCGCACTGGTCGCCGCGCACGGCGACGTGGAGATCGTTCTCATCGGGGCCGACGACCCGGACGCCATGGTCCGGCACAGCGAGAGCTGCCGCGCCACGGGCACCCCGTTCGCGGCCGACCCCTCCCAGCAGCTCGCGCGGATGAGCGGGGAGCAGGCCGCCGAGCTCATCGGTGGGGCGACCTACCTGTTCAGCAACGACTACGAGTGGGACCTCATGCTCGGCAAGACCGGGCTCTCCGAGGAGCAGGTGCTGGCCCAGGTCGGGCTGCGCATCACGACGCTGGGGGAGAAGGGCGTCGACATCGTCGGGGCGGACGGCACCCGCATCCACGTCCCCGTGGTCCCGGAGGCGGACAAGACGGACCCGACGGGGGTGGGTGACGCCTTCCGTGGTGGCTTCCTCGTCGCCCGCAGCGCCGGGCTCGGACTGGAGCGGGCCGCGCAGCTCGGTTCCCTCGTCGCGGTGCTGGTGCTCGAGACCGTGGGCACCCAGGAGTGGAGCTTCGACCGCGAGACGGCCCTCGAGCGCCTGCGCAGCGCGTACGGCGCGGACGCGGCGGCGGAGATCGCGACCGTCCTCCCGGTCTGA
- the asnB gene encoding asparagine synthase (glutamine-hydrolyzing) — protein sequence MCGLLGTLTANADAASRAEATEAAMRCQRHRGPDDRGSWHDDDLVLGFNRLAFIDLEHSHQPLLWGPPEQPDRYALTFNGEIYNYLELREELAREHGAVFATEGDGEAISAAFHHWGADALHRLRGMFAFGIWDTVERTLFLARDPFGIKPLFLTTTAAGTAFSSEKKSLLELAPSLGVGLELDPRALQHYLVLQYVPEPETLHAEITRLESGCHAVVRPGHDPVVTRWFTPDFPVQRFVQGEEQRRYDEISEVLQDSVAKHMRADVTVGSFLSGGIDSTAIAALAKRHNPDLVTFTTGFERAGYSEVDVAAETAELLGVRHVVRTVGPAEFAAALPAIVWYLDDPVADPALVPLWFVAREARKHVKVVLSGEGADELFGGYTIYREPLSLARLTGLPAPLRRGLGRLSSVIPEGTRGKDLLRRGSLDLEQRYYGNARIFQDERLRSVLKGFEPAWGHTDVTASVYAQSVGWDPVTRMQHLDLFTWLRGDILVKADKMTMANSLELRVPFLDPEVFRVASRLPLEEKISADTTKHALRRALADIVPAHVLHRRKLGFPVPLRHWLAGEELGGWAREVISASQTDHLVDKTAVLAMLDEHRSGTLDHSRRIWTVLVLMLWHGIFVERRIHPEIAEPHYPVSI from the coding sequence GTGTGTGGACTGCTCGGAACCCTGACCGCGAACGCCGATGCCGCGAGCCGTGCGGAGGCCACCGAGGCGGCGATGCGCTGCCAGCGCCACCGCGGCCCCGACGACCGCGGCAGCTGGCACGACGACGACCTCGTGCTCGGGTTCAACCGGCTCGCCTTCATCGACCTGGAGCACTCCCACCAGCCACTGCTGTGGGGGCCCCCGGAGCAGCCCGACCGCTACGCGCTGACCTTCAACGGTGAGATCTACAACTACCTCGAGCTCCGGGAGGAGCTGGCACGCGAGCACGGGGCGGTGTTCGCCACCGAGGGTGACGGCGAGGCCATCTCCGCGGCCTTCCACCACTGGGGTGCGGATGCGCTGCACCGGCTCCGGGGGATGTTCGCCTTCGGCATTTGGGACACCGTCGAGCGCACCCTGTTCCTGGCCCGCGACCCCTTCGGCATCAAGCCGCTGTTCCTCACCACCACCGCGGCGGGCACGGCGTTCAGCAGCGAGAAGAAGAGCCTGCTGGAGCTCGCCCCGTCCCTGGGCGTGGGCCTGGAGCTCGACCCCCGTGCGCTGCAGCACTACCTGGTGCTGCAGTACGTGCCGGAACCGGAGACGCTGCACGCGGAGATCACCCGCCTGGAGTCCGGCTGCCACGCGGTGGTGCGGCCCGGGCACGACCCGGTGGTCACCCGCTGGTTCACCCCCGACTTCCCGGTGCAACGGTTCGTCCAGGGCGAGGAGCAGCGCCGCTACGACGAGATCTCGGAGGTGCTGCAGGACTCGGTGGCCAAGCACATGCGGGCCGACGTCACGGTGGGCTCGTTCCTCTCCGGCGGCATCGACTCCACCGCGATCGCGGCGCTGGCCAAGCGCCACAACCCCGATCTCGTCACCTTCACCACCGGGTTCGAGCGGGCCGGCTACTCCGAGGTCGACGTGGCCGCCGAGACCGCCGAGCTGCTGGGCGTGCGACACGTGGTGCGGACAGTGGGCCCCGCCGAGTTCGCGGCGGCACTGCCGGCCATCGTCTGGTACCTCGACGACCCGGTGGCCGACCCCGCCCTGGTGCCCCTGTGGTTCGTGGCCCGCGAGGCCCGCAAGCACGTGAAGGTGGTGCTCTCCGGCGAGGGCGCCGACGAGCTGTTCGGCGGCTACACCATCTACCGGGAGCCGCTCTCGCTGGCACGCCTGACGGGCCTGCCCGCTCCGCTGCGCCGCGGGCTCGGCCGGCTCTCGTCGGTCATCCCCGAGGGGACCCGTGGCAAGGACCTGCTCCGCCGGGGCTCGCTCGACCTGGAGCAGCGCTACTACGGCAACGCCCGGATCTTCCAGGACGAGCGGCTGCGCTCGGTGCTCAAGGGCTTCGAGCCGGCCTGGGGCCACACCGACGTCACCGCGTCGGTGTACGCGCAGTCGGTCGGCTGGGACCCGGTGACGCGGATGCAGCACCTGGACCTGTTCACCTGGCTGCGCGGGGACATCCTGGTCAAGGCAGACAAGATGACCATGGCGAACTCGCTGGAGCTGCGGGTTCCGTTCCTGGACCCCGAGGTGTTCCGGGTGGCCTCGCGGCTTCCGCTGGAGGAGAAGATCTCCGCCGACACGACGAAGCACGCCCTGCGCCGCGCCCTGGCCGACATCGTGCCGGCGCACGTGCTGCACCGCCGCAAGCTCGGCTTCCCCGTCCCGCTGCGGCACTGGCTGGCGGGCGAGGAGCTGGGCGGCTGGGCCCGCGAGGTGATCAGCGCCTCGCAGACCGACCACCTCGTCGACAAGACGGCCGTGCTGGCCATGCTCGACGAGCACCGGTCCGGGACCCTGGACCACAGCCGCCGCATCTGGACGGTGCTCGTGCTGATGCTGTGGCACGGGATCTTCGTCGAGCGGCGGATCCACCCCGAGATCGCCGAGCCGCACTACCCCGTCTCGATCTAG
- a CDS encoding iron-sulfur cluster assembly accessory protein — protein MSVQDETTTESATGTQALETPADTAVAETHKVVMTDAAAAKAKALLDQEGRDDLCLRIAVQPGGCAGLRYQLFFDDRSLDGDLVKDFAGVGLAVDRMSAPYVEGASIDFVDTIEKQGFTIDNPNATGSCACGDSFN, from the coding sequence ATGAGCGTCCAGGACGAGACCACCACCGAGTCGGCCACGGGCACCCAGGCCCTCGAGACCCCGGCCGACACGGCGGTCGCGGAGACCCACAAGGTCGTCATGACCGACGCCGCGGCGGCGAAGGCCAAGGCACTGCTGGACCAGGAGGGTCGTGACGACCTGTGCCTGCGCATCGCCGTCCAGCCCGGTGGCTGCGCCGGCCTGCGGTACCAGCTCTTCTTCGACGACCGCAGCCTTGACGGCGACCTGGTCAAGGACTTCGCCGGTGTCGGCCTCGCGGTCGACCGGATGAGCGCGCCCTACGTCGAGGGCGCCTCGATCGACTTCGTCGACACCATCGAGAAGCAGGGCTTCACCATCGACAACCCCAACGCCACCGGTTCGTGCGCGTGCGGGGACTCGTTCAACTGA
- the ctaE gene encoding aa3-type cytochrome oxidase subunit III: protein MTSAAATSGTAITQRVHSLNRPNMVSVGTIVWLSSELMFFAGLFAMYFTARAQVGPTEGWPSPPTELNLPYSLVFTVILVASSFTCQLGVFAAERGDVFGLRKWYVITLLMGLTFVLGQANEYRTLVTEGTTISSSAYGTVYYMTTGFHGLHVVGGLLAFIFLIARTKMSKFTPAQATAAIVVSYYWHFVDVVWVALFATIYFVR, encoded by the coding sequence GTGACGAGCGCAGCAGCGACCTCCGGGACCGCCATCACCCAACGCGTGCACTCGCTGAACCGTCCCAACATGGTCAGCGTGGGCACCATCGTGTGGCTCTCCAGCGAGCTCATGTTCTTCGCCGGACTGTTCGCGATGTACTTCACCGCGCGCGCCCAGGTCGGGCCCACGGAGGGGTGGCCGTCGCCACCGACCGAGCTGAACCTGCCCTACTCGCTGGTGTTCACGGTGATCCTGGTGGCGTCGTCGTTCACCTGCCAGCTCGGCGTGTTCGCCGCCGAGCGCGGCGACGTGTTCGGGCTGCGCAAGTGGTACGTCATCACCTTGCTGATGGGACTGACCTTCGTCCTCGGCCAGGCGAACGAGTACCGCACGCTGGTCACTGAGGGCACCACGATCTCCTCCAGCGCCTACGGCACCGTGTACTACATGACGACCGGCTTCCACGGGCTGCACGTCGTCGGCGGTCTGCTCGCCTTCATCTTCCTCATCGCGCGCACCAAGATGAGCAAGTTCACCCCGGCGCAGGCCACCGCAGCGATCGTCGTGTCCTACTACTGGCACTTCGTCGACGTCGTCTGGGTCGCCCTGTTCGCCACCATCTACTTCGTGCGGTGA
- a CDS encoding DUF3043 domain-containing protein, which produces MRLLKRGSNDTPTVVPEAVPVSLGKGRPTPKRRDAEARKRGPVPPPPTTQRQAYKRSKATGGTKLDRKAASADRRERMMAGDDAHVLPRDRGPARALARDVVDSRRNLIGLFMPLALVVVILYFLAPATSNAVSLGMLAAIVVMVVEGVFLARLVSGRVHERFPDEPAGAVKLGWYSFVRASQLRRLRAPRPRVQPGDAV; this is translated from the coding sequence GTGAGACTCCTCAAGCGCGGCAGCAACGACACCCCCACCGTCGTGCCCGAGGCGGTGCCCGTGTCGCTGGGCAAGGGTCGACCCACTCCCAAGCGCCGCGACGCCGAGGCCCGCAAGCGCGGCCCCGTGCCGCCGCCACCGACCACGCAGCGCCAGGCGTACAAGCGCTCCAAGGCCACCGGCGGCACCAAGCTGGACCGGAAGGCGGCCTCTGCCGATCGCCGTGAGCGGATGATGGCCGGCGACGACGCCCACGTCCTGCCCCGTGACCGCGGTCCGGCCCGCGCGCTGGCCCGCGACGTCGTCGACTCCCGCCGCAACCTCATCGGGCTGTTCATGCCGCTGGCCCTGGTGGTCGTCATCCTCTACTTCCTGGCTCCCGCCACCTCCAACGCCGTGTCGCTGGGGATGCTCGCGGCGATCGTCGTCATGGTCGTCGAGGGCGTGTTCCTGGCCCGACTGGTCTCCGGTCGGGTCCACGAGCGCTTCCCCGACGAGCCCGCCGGTGCGGTGAAGCTGGGCTGGTACTCCTTCGTCCGCGCCTCGCAGCTCCGCAGGCTGCGGGCCCCCCGCCCGCGCGTGCAGCCCGGCGACGCCGTCTGA